The Dunckerocampus dactyliophorus isolate RoL2022-P2 chromosome 16, RoL_Ddac_1.1, whole genome shotgun sequence genome includes a window with the following:
- the ik gene encoding protein Red has translation MPETESYSNPLAPEGHDVDDSRAATQSKLTNDDFRKLLMTPRATPSSAPPSKSRHHEMPRDYNEDEDPAARRRKKKSYYAKLRQQEMERERELAEKYRDRARERRDGVNKDYEETELISTTANYRAVGPSAEADKSAAEKRRQLIQESKFLGGDMEHTHLVKGLDFALLQKVRAEISSKEKEEEDMMEKVQKEAKKDVEPEEKMEFKTRLGRSIYRVVFRSGLVERNELFLPGRMAYVVDLDDEFTDTDIPTTLIRSKADCPSMEAQTTLTTNDIVISKLTQILSYLRQGTRHKKIKKKDKGKGDEKRAPEADLGIFDDIGDYVASSASLSKPPKDKERHRERDRDEDKNRRHNYFDKTHGDQHQVMEVDSGPGSVRDQIKLINEKFAGAAGSQWQGQDSSSSQRRDAKEHLGDFFGGSNSYAECYPATMDDLAVDSDEEVDYSKMDQGNKKGPLGRWDFDTQEEYSDYMNNKEALPKAAFQYGIKMSEGRKTRRFKETNEKAELDRQWKKISAIIEKRKKMEADGVDVKRPKY, from the exons ATGCCTGAGA CTGAGAGTTATTCCAATCCTCTGGCTCCTGAAGGTCACGATGTCGACGACAGCAGAGCTGCCACTCA GTCAAAGTTGACGAATGATGACTTCAGGAAGTTGCTGATGACGCCACGTGCAACGCCTTCTTCGGCCCCGCCCTCCAAGTCCAGACATCATGA AATGCCGAGGGACTACAATGAGGATGAAGATCCTGCGGCAAGGAGGCggaagaagaagag CTACTACGCGAAGCTACGTCAGCAGGAGATGGAGCGAGAGAGAGAACTGGCGGAGAAATATCGAGATCGAGCCCGAGAGCGCAGGGACGGCGTCAACAAAGACTACGAAGAGACGGAACTGATCAGCACCACTGCCAACTACCGAGCTGTTGGGCCGTCAGCCGAGGC TGACAAGTCGGCAGCAGAGAAACGTCGGCAGCTGATCCAGGAGTCCAAGTTTTTGGGAGGTGACATGGAGCACACTCACTTGGTGAAAGGTCTGGACTTTGCTTTGTTGCagaag GTGAGAGCAGAAATCAGCAGCaaagagaaagaagaagaagacatgatGGAGAAGGTCCAAAAGGAGGCAAA gaaagaTGTTGAACCAGAGGAGAAGATGGAGTTTAAGACGCGTCTGG GTCGTAGTATCTACCGCGTGGTGTTCCGCTCGGGTCTGGTGGAGAGGAACGAGCTCTTCTTGCCGGGCCGCATGGCATACGTGGTGGACCTCGATGACGAGTTCACCGACACTGACATTCCCACCACTCTCATCCGCAGCAAAGCAGACTGTCCCAGCATGGAG GCTCAGACGACTCTGACCACAAACGACATCGTTATCTCCAAGCTGACTCAGATTTTGtcttacctccgccaaggaacTCGTCACAAGAAGatcaagaagaaggacaaag GTAAAGGAGATGAGAAAAGAGCTCCAGAGGCTGATCTCGG cATCTTTGATGACATCGGTGACTACGTGGCCTCCTCAGCATCCTTGTCCAAACCTCCAAAAGACAAAGagagacacagagagagagacagagatgaAGACAAGAACCGCAGACACAACTATTTTGACAAAACCCATGGAGACCAACAccag GTGATGGAGGTGGATTCAG GTCCAGGATCAGTCAGAGATCAGATCAAGTTGATCAATGAAAAGTTTGCAGGAGCAGCAGGTAGCCAATGGCAGGGCCAGGATT CTTCGTCCTCTCAGAGGAGAGATGCAAAAGAACATTTGGGAGATTTCTTTGGAGGATCCAACTCTTATGCTGAATGTTACCCTGCTAc gATGGATGATCTGGCTGTGGACAGTGATGAGGAGGTGGACTACAGTAAGATGGACCAG GGCAACAAAAAAGGGCCGCTGGGTCGTTGGGACTTTGACACTCAGGAGGAATATTCCGACTACATGAACAACAAGGAAGCGCTGCCCAA GGCGGCGTTCCAGTACGGCATCAAGATGTCTGAAGGCCGGAAGACTCGCCGCTTCAAGGAGACCAACGAGAAGGCGGAGCTTGACCGCCAGTGGAAGAAGATCAGCGCG ATCATCGAGAAAAGGAAGAAGATGGAGGCCGACGG GGTGGACGTGAAACGACCCAAATACTGA
- the LOC129169126 gene encoding deoxycytidine kinase 2-like, whose product MATPPKIARAFSTSPNTAVNFPRRHKKISIEGNIAAGKSTFVRILQRASSEWEVIPEPIGKWCNVQNDSRDVYQELTSSQKSGGNLLHMLYDKPSRWSYTFQSYACLSRVRSQLQSPSVKLQQAENPVQFYERSVYSDRYVFASNLFECGNLSETEWSVYQDWHRWLLSNFEEDIALDAIIYLRAKPQCCMQRLIHRGREEERDLPVEYLEQLHLKHEDWLVHRALRLDWDYLNELPVLVVDANEDFQNDGIKQEAMVDQVKEFVSTLSKTL is encoded by the exons ATGGCGACTCCACCGAAGATAGCGCGCGCTTTTTCCACTAGTCCGAACACGGCGGTAAATTTCCCCCGCCGACACAAAAAGATTTCAATCGAAGGAAATATAG CGGCCGGGAAGTCCACTTTTGTGCGTATCCTTCAGAGGGCGTCATCAGAGTGGGAGGTTATACCAGAACCCATCGGCAAGTGGTGCAACGTCCAAAATGACAGCAGGGACGTTTACCAG GAGCTGACTTCCTCCCAGAAGAGCGGAGGAAATTTGCTCCACATGCTTTACGACAAACCCAGTCGTTGGTCCTATACCTTCCAG agttATGCATGTCTCAGCAGAGTTCGCTCTCAGCTTCAGTCGCCATCAGTGAAACTTCAGCAGGCAGAAAACCCCGTTCAGTTTTACGAGCGTTCCGTTTACTCAGACAG gtacGTGTTTGCATCCAACCTGTTTGAGTGTGGGAACCTGAGTGAGACGGAGTGGAGCGTCTACCAGGATTGGCACAGGTGGTTGCTGAGCAACTTTGAGGAGGACATCGCCCTGGACGCCATCATTTACCTGAGAGCCAAGCCACAG TGCTGTATGCAGCGTCTGATCCATCGCGGCAGAGAGGAAGAGCGTGACCTTCCTGTGGAGTATTTGGAACAACTCCACCTCAAACATGAAGACTGGCTCGTCCACAGGGCGCTCAG ATTGGACTGGGACTACCTGAATGAACTTCCTGTCCTCGTTGTGGACGCCAACGAGGACTTCCAGAACGACGGCATCAAACAGGAAGCGATGGTTGATCAG GTCAAAGAGTTTGTCTCCACGTTGTCCAAGACACTTTGA